In Streptococcus parasuis, the following proteins share a genomic window:
- a CDS encoding ASCH domain-containing protein, with protein sequence MVHEMLLAPKPFEMMKSGQKTIELRLYDEKRKHIQIGDRIRFYCTENQTQTIEVQVLDLHIFDNFAQLYKELDLLSCGYTQSSIREAKPEDMEVYYSREQLEQYGAVGIELRVIDSI encoded by the coding sequence ATGGTTCATGAAATGTTACTGGCTCCAAAACCGTTTGAAATGATGAAGTCTGGTCAGAAGACCATTGAGCTACGACTTTACGATGAGAAGCGCAAGCATATACAAATTGGAGATCGCATCCGTTTTTATTGTACAGAGAATCAGACGCAAACGATCGAGGTGCAAGTATTAGATCTTCACATATTTGATAATTTTGCTCAGTTATACAAAGAACTGGATTTATTATCTTGTGGGTATACGCAAAGCAGTATCAGAGAGGCGAAACCAGAAGATATGGAAGTTTACTATTCGCGAGAACAGTTAGAACAATATGGTGCAGTAGGTATAGAATTGAGGGTAATAGATTCTATTTGA